Proteins from a genomic interval of Candidatus Hydrogenedentota bacterium:
- a CDS encoding MFS transporter, translating into MRLSPPVRMCLLGFILDLAVMIAITVVPFYVYRQLGGDARMSGYFGALQAVVYMVTCLVTSRYVSRSRNGLNWVRFGLVWFACVFTPVVFFRDTAVCITLGVVAWAGLAVIWPALYSWFGADPDPERRQKHLGWFNLSWSSGFAAGPLVAGPLYEYDYRLPFAVLAVCCAAALGLALSMPHEQVHFGRGREEEASEEETGHRRDAVRFLHAAWVAVILANWMVGVLRSVFPKRVEDLVQAGGLGLFAGDGASWPFSAPPATVFSWVSFACSAGTAALFFWLGRTKGWRYRASWLIVPQLAAAAGFIWMGVTHSLAAMLFGSLLVGMNLGVAFFAAVYYCVADPAHKHRRAAINEAAVGFGGMLGSFLFGALSGRYGLEFPFVWFPVFYAPAFALQLWLLRPRRSMA; encoded by the coding sequence ATGCGCCTTTCCCCGCCTGTCCGGATGTGTCTCCTGGGGTTCATTTTGGACCTTGCGGTGATGATCGCCATCACCGTGGTGCCGTTCTATGTCTACCGGCAACTGGGGGGCGACGCGCGGATGTCGGGGTACTTTGGGGCGTTGCAGGCGGTGGTCTACATGGTCACCTGCCTGGTCACGTCGCGGTATGTGTCCCGCTCGCGGAACGGGCTGAACTGGGTGCGGTTTGGGCTGGTGTGGTTTGCGTGCGTTTTCACGCCCGTGGTGTTCTTCCGCGACACGGCGGTCTGCATCACCCTGGGGGTGGTCGCCTGGGCGGGGTTGGCGGTGATCTGGCCGGCCCTGTACTCGTGGTTTGGCGCGGACCCCGACCCGGAACGGCGCCAGAAGCATCTGGGCTGGTTTAACCTGTCCTGGAGTTCCGGGTTTGCGGCGGGGCCGCTGGTGGCCGGGCCGCTCTATGAGTACGACTACCGGCTGCCCTTCGCGGTGCTGGCGGTGTGCTGCGCGGCGGCGCTGGGGCTGGCACTGTCCATGCCCCATGAGCAGGTGCATTTCGGGCGGGGCAGGGAGGAGGAGGCGTCGGAGGAGGAGACGGGACACCGCCGGGACGCGGTGCGCTTCCTGCACGCGGCGTGGGTGGCGGTGATTCTGGCGAACTGGATGGTGGGCGTGCTGCGCTCCGTGTTTCCCAAGCGCGTGGAGGACCTGGTGCAGGCGGGCGGACTGGGGCTGTTTGCGGGCGACGGCGCGTCGTGGCCGTTCAGTGCCCCCCCGGCGACGGTGTTCTCGTGGGTTTCCTTTGCGTGCTCTGCGGGCACGGCGGCGCTGTTCTTCTGGCTCGGCCGCACCAAGGGGTGGCGCTACCGCGCGTCGTGGCTGATTGTGCCGCAACTGGCGGCGGCGGCGGGATTCATCTGGATGGGCGTGACGCACAGTCTCGCGGCCATGCTGTTCGGGTCGCTGCTGGTGGGGATGAACCTGGGGGTCGCGTTCTTCGCCGCGGTGTACTACTGCGTGGCCGATCCGGCGCACAAGCACCGCCGTGCGGCGATCAACGAGGCGGCCGTCGGTTTTGGCGGCATGCTGGGCTCGTTCCTCTTCGGCGCGCTTTCCGGGCGTTACGGGCTGGAGTTCCCCTTTGTGTGGTTTCCGGTCTTCTACGCGCCCGCCTTCGCGCTTCAACTGTGGCTGCTGCGCCCGCGGCGGAGCATGGCATAG
- a CDS encoding TIGR01777 family protein, whose amino-acid sequence MRIAITGSSGLIGAALAARLEASGHRVRRMLRTGRAEEVGDPGGDAAWWNPGKGYLDAKALEGLDAVVNLAGRPVAGHRWSAAEKARIRDSRITGTRLLAARMAEMARPPSVFVSASAVGYYGSRGDLPLEEGETPGSDFLAAVCRDWEAAAAPAAKAGVRVVHPRFGAVLDPGGGMLARLLPPFRLGLGGPIADGTAWLSWITLEDAVGVLTAALLKDRLSGPVNTVAPEPVTNREFARALAATLRRPAVLPLPAAAVRLLFGEMGTTLLLASQRCLPAKLTRAGHPFKHPEITAALRELLSS is encoded by the coding sequence ATGCGCATCGCCATCACCGGCTCCTCGGGACTGATCGGCGCGGCCCTCGCCGCCCGGCTGGAGGCCTCTGGGCACCGCGTGCGGAGGATGCTGCGCACGGGGCGCGCGGAGGAGGTCGGCGATCCGGGCGGCGACGCCGCCTGGTGGAACCCCGGCAAGGGTTATCTCGACGCGAAGGCCCTGGAGGGCCTGGACGCCGTGGTCAACCTCGCCGGCCGGCCCGTCGCCGGACACCGATGGAGCGCCGCGGAAAAGGCGCGGATCCGCGACAGCCGCATCACGGGAACCCGGCTCCTCGCCGCGCGCATGGCCGAAATGGCGCGGCCGCCGTCGGTCTTCGTGTCCGCCTCCGCCGTCGGCTACTACGGCAGCCGGGGCGACCTGCCCCTGGAGGAGGGGGAGACACCCGGATCGGACTTTCTCGCCGCCGTGTGCCGCGACTGGGAGGCCGCCGCCGCCCCCGCCGCCAAGGCGGGCGTGCGGGTGGTGCATCCCCGGTTCGGCGCCGTGCTCGACCCCGGCGGCGGCATGCTCGCGCGCCTGCTCCCCCCGTTCCGCCTGGGACTGGGCGGACCCATCGCGGACGGGACGGCCTGGCTGAGCTGGATCACCCTGGAGGACGCGGTGGGGGTGCTGACGGCGGCCCTCCTGAAAGACCGCCTCTCCGGACCTGTGAACACCGTGGCCCCCGAACCGGTGACCAACCGGGAGTTCGCACGGGCCCTGGCGGCAACGCTGCGGCGGCCCGCCGTGCTCCCCCTGCCCGCCGCCGCCGTGCGCCTGCTCTTCGGGGAAATGGGCACGACCCTGCTGCTGGCCAGCCAGCGCTGCCTGCCCGCCAAACTCACCCGGGCGGGCCACCCCTTCAAACACCCGGAGATCACCGCCGCCCTGCGGGAGCTCCTCAGCAGCTGA
- a CDS encoding RtcB family protein: MEAACRLPVAVRGALMPDAHVGYGLPIGGVLAARNAVIPYAVGVDIACRMKLTAFDLPLSLLEDDPARLREAIAAETRFGVGATFKERRQHPVMDRDWSASPVTRALKDKAWAQLGTSGSGNHFVEFGVLELDAPLNGLESGKRLALLSHSGSRGTGAQVCAHYSALAKKLRRGLTEDTERLAWLDLDSQEGREYWDAMQLMGAYAAANHELIHRSLAARLGAEVLLDIENHHNFAWLETHGGERVVVHRKGATPAGRGALGIIPGSMASPCCVVRGKGCRESLESAAHGAGRSVSRSQAVKRFHWRDVEPLLRERGVTVISAGLDEVPLVYKDIHAVMAAQADLVETVAVFHPRLVKMAPPGEKPED, from the coding sequence ATGGAAGCCGCCTGCCGCCTCCCCGTGGCCGTGCGGGGCGCGCTCATGCCCGACGCCCACGTGGGCTACGGACTGCCCATCGGCGGCGTCCTCGCCGCCCGCAACGCCGTCATTCCCTACGCCGTCGGCGTGGACATCGCCTGCCGCATGAAGCTCACGGCCTTTGACCTGCCGCTCTCCCTGCTGGAGGACGACCCGGCGCGCCTGAGGGAGGCCATCGCCGCGGAGACGCGCTTCGGCGTGGGCGCCACGTTCAAGGAGCGGCGGCAGCACCCCGTCATGGACCGCGACTGGTCCGCATCGCCCGTGACCCGCGCGCTCAAGGACAAGGCCTGGGCGCAGCTCGGCACCAGCGGCAGCGGCAACCACTTTGTGGAGTTCGGCGTGCTGGAGCTGGACGCGCCCCTGAACGGCCTGGAATCAGGAAAACGGCTGGCCCTGCTGTCCCACAGCGGCAGCCGGGGCACGGGGGCGCAGGTGTGCGCCCACTACAGCGCCCTGGCCAAGAAACTGCGGCGGGGGCTGACGGAGGACACGGAACGCCTCGCGTGGCTGGACCTGGACTCGCAGGAGGGCCGCGAATACTGGGACGCCATGCAGCTCATGGGCGCCTATGCCGCGGCCAACCACGAGCTGATCCACCGCAGCCTCGCCGCGCGTCTCGGCGCGGAGGTGCTGCTGGACATCGAGAACCACCACAACTTCGCCTGGCTCGAAACACACGGCGGGGAGCGGGTCGTTGTCCACCGCAAAGGGGCCACCCCGGCCGGCAGGGGCGCCCTCGGCATCATCCCCGGCTCCATGGCGTCCCCCTGCTGCGTCGTGCGGGGAAAGGGATGCCGCGAAAGCCTGGAAAGCGCCGCCCACGGCGCGGGCCGCAGCGTCAGCCGCAGCCAGGCCGTCAAGCGGTTCCACTGGCGCGACGTCGAGCCCCTGCTCCGGGAGCGCGGCGTCACGGTGATCTCGGCGGGGCTCGACGAAGTCCCCCTGGTGTACAAGGACATCCACGCCGTCATGGCGGCCCAGGCGGACCTCGTGGAAACCGTCGCGGTCTTCCACCCGCGCCTGGTCAAAATGGCCCCGCCGGGCGAAAAACCGGAGGACTGA
- the truA gene encoding tRNA pseudouridine(38-40) synthase TruA, producing the protein MEPLENGQPLKCVVRYDGTDFVGWQRQDNGPSVQQAIEEALGTIACRPVPIQGAGRTDAGVHALGQVFSCVWPGPPPVRLRRAVSRMLAPRIRIESVGPAPPGFNARFSAKSKRYEYAFDFSRDPDPFSARYAWHVPYRVDLDKVREGLAGLPGMRDFAGFQSTGSQMKSTVRTLYSAELLPGGWSGPADCPNLMRIAFHGDGFLYKMVRNLCGTLIEIARGRFPVSFIADQLAAGGPFLGHCAPPQGLALAEVHYPAGEDAP; encoded by the coding sequence ATGGAACCTTTGGAGAATGGGCAACCCCTGAAATGCGTCGTCCGCTACGACGGCACGGACTTTGTCGGCTGGCAGCGCCAGGACAACGGCCCCTCGGTCCAGCAGGCCATTGAGGAGGCCCTGGGGACCATTGCGTGCCGACCGGTGCCCATCCAGGGCGCGGGCCGCACCGACGCGGGGGTGCACGCCCTCGGGCAGGTCTTCTCCTGCGTGTGGCCGGGGCCGCCGCCGGTCCGGCTGCGCCGGGCCGTCTCGCGCATGCTCGCCCCGCGCATCCGCATCGAAAGCGTCGGGCCCGCGCCGCCGGGGTTCAACGCGCGCTTCTCGGCCAAGTCCAAACGCTACGAATACGCCTTCGACTTCAGCCGCGACCCCGACCCCTTCTCCGCCCGTTACGCGTGGCATGTGCCCTACCGGGTGGACCTGGACAAGGTCCGGGAGGGCCTCGCCGGGCTTCCCGGCATGCGGGACTTCGCGGGCTTCCAGAGCACGGGCAGCCAGATGAAGAGCACCGTCCGCACCCTGTATTCGGCGGAGCTGCTGCCCGGCGGATGGAGCGGCCCCGCGGACTGCCCAAACCTCATGCGGATCGCCTTTCACGGCGACGGGTTCCTCTACAAAATGGTGCGCAACCTCTGCGGCACGCTCATCGAGATCGCGCGCGGGCGCTTCCCGGTGTCCTTCATCGCCGACCAGCTCGCCGCGGGCGGGCCCTTCCTCGGGCACTGCGCCCCGCCCCAGGGGCTCGCCCTGGCTGAGGTCCACTACCCCGCCGGGGAGGACGCCCCGTGA
- the pgsA gene encoding CDP-diacylglycerol--glycerol-3-phosphate 3-phosphatidyltransferase: MNLPNQLTLARCFLAAVFVVLMSFPHTATYAVAYVVFTVAAITDYYDGKIARRDNLITNFGKLMDPVADKILMVSAFVMLMNVHELNVPGWTVVAILAREFLVTGARSLAAADGVVLSANNYGKAKTVTQMVYVFVFLALAILVRLFLPLFSEATALGLVVSLRILSHTGMVLVAVLTIYSGVQFGWVNWKALKLHDLA, translated from the coding sequence ATGAACCTTCCCAACCAGCTGACCCTTGCCCGCTGCTTTCTGGCGGCGGTCTTTGTGGTCCTGATGTCGTTCCCGCACACGGCCACCTATGCCGTGGCCTATGTGGTGTTCACCGTGGCGGCGATCACGGACTATTATGACGGCAAGATCGCGCGGCGCGACAACCTGATCACGAATTTCGGCAAGCTCATGGACCCCGTGGCCGACAAGATTCTGATGGTCTCGGCGTTTGTGATGCTGATGAACGTGCATGAGCTGAACGTGCCCGGGTGGACTGTGGTGGCGATTCTGGCGCGGGAGTTTCTGGTGACGGGCGCGCGGTCGCTGGCGGCGGCGGACGGGGTGGTGCTGTCGGCGAACAACTACGGGAAGGCGAAGACGGTCACGCAGATGGTGTATGTCTTCGTGTTTCTCGCCCTGGCCATCCTGGTTCGTCTTTTCCTGCCGCTGTTCTCGGAGGCCACGGCGCTCGGTTTGGTGGTGAGCCTGCGGATACTGTCCCATACGGGCATGGTGCTGGTGGCCGTGCTGACGATCTACTCGGGGGTTCAGTTTGGCTGGGTCAACTGGAAGGCCCTGAAACTCCACGACCTCGCCTAA
- the alr gene encoding alanine racemase, whose protein sequence is MPPFTGPSRALIDLDAYTHNLEVVRRFAGRKPRLVAVVKADAYGHGAVPVARAALAAGAFMLGVATVAEGARLRAAGITAPVLLMINPTVDGLDEVVEHGLTLAVSDMTAAFRLGELAREREQVVRVHVKVDTGMGRQGFLPDELPAALDQISRITHVDIEGISTHFPCADIVDDPGTVSQIKLFRQLVKQAERAGVPFEMAHAANSAAVVNYPDSLFDAVRPGLMTYGVWPAEKAPFGSPLRRALRWETRVVQVRDLPRGATVGYGRTHTAEGPIRTAVLPVGYADGYRTAFSNNADVLIRGRRCPVLGRVSMDQVVVDVSAVPNAAYGDPAVLIGADGAEEITVEELARRAGTIPYDILTGIGPRVVREYRGAAAEEAEHG, encoded by the coding sequence ATGCCGCCGTTCACCGGCCCCTCCCGGGCCCTCATAGACCTGGACGCCTACACCCACAACCTGGAGGTGGTGCGCCGTTTCGCCGGGCGGAAGCCCCGGCTGGTTGCCGTGGTCAAGGCGGACGCCTACGGCCACGGGGCGGTGCCCGTTGCCCGGGCGGCGCTGGCCGCGGGCGCGTTCATGCTGGGCGTGGCCACGGTGGCGGAGGGCGCGCGCCTGCGGGCCGCGGGGATCACCGCGCCGGTGCTGCTGATGATCAACCCAACCGTGGACGGGCTGGACGAGGTGGTGGAGCACGGGCTCACGCTGGCGGTGTCCGACATGACGGCCGCGTTCCGCCTGGGCGAGCTGGCCCGGGAGCGGGAACAGGTTGTGCGGGTGCATGTGAAGGTGGACACGGGCATGGGCCGGCAGGGCTTCCTGCCGGACGAGCTCCCCGCGGCGCTGGACCAGATCTCCCGGATCACGCATGTGGACATTGAGGGCATCTCCACGCATTTCCCGTGCGCGGACATCGTGGACGACCCCGGAACGGTGTCCCAGATCAAACTGTTCCGCCAGCTGGTGAAGCAGGCGGAGCGGGCCGGTGTGCCCTTCGAGATGGCCCACGCGGCCAACAGCGCCGCCGTGGTGAACTATCCCGACAGCCTTTTCGACGCCGTGCGCCCGGGGCTCATGACCTACGGGGTGTGGCCCGCCGAGAAGGCGCCCTTCGGATCGCCGCTGCGCCGCGCGCTGCGCTGGGAGACCCGCGTGGTGCAGGTGCGCGACCTGCCCCGCGGCGCCACCGTCGGCTATGGGCGCACCCACACCGCCGAGGGCCCGATCCGGACGGCCGTGCTGCCCGTCGGCTACGCCGATGGCTACCGGACCGCCTTCTCCAACAATGCCGACGTGCTGATCCGGGGCCGCCGCTGCCCCGTGCTGGGCCGCGTGTCCATGGACCAGGTGGTCGTGGACGTGTCCGCGGTGCCCAACGCGGCCTACGGCGACCCGGCGGTGCTGATCGGCGCGGACGGCGCGGAGGAGATCACGGTGGAGGAGCTGGCCCGCCGCGCGGGGACCATTCCCTATGACATTCTCACAGGGATCGGCCCGCGGGTGGTCCGGGAGTACCGCGGCGCCGCCGCCGAAGAGGCGGAACATGGCTGA
- a CDS encoding glucose 1-dehydrogenase, with protein sequence MRLKDKVAVITGAGMGMGREAAALFAKEGAKVLVFDLNEAAGSETVEMIKAAGGEAALVVGNVSKEADVKRAVDEAAARFGKLDILYANAGVLWKDRDRSVIETTEENWDIVQAINLKGPFFLTKHGIPKLIENGGGSVILVGSISALAGFELAQDSYTCAKGALISLTKSLAVQFGPKVIRTNIIHPGMIDTPLQAPYLNDEKKKSIAGCIPMQRLGVASDIAYAALYLASDESTFCNGSELVVDGGFYAM encoded by the coding sequence ATGCGATTGAAGGACAAAGTGGCCGTCATCACCGGGGCCGGAATGGGCATGGGACGCGAGGCCGCGGCGCTTTTCGCAAAGGAGGGGGCGAAGGTGCTGGTCTTCGACCTCAACGAGGCCGCGGGCAGCGAGACCGTTGAGATGATCAAAGCCGCGGGCGGCGAGGCCGCGCTGGTGGTCGGCAACGTCAGCAAGGAGGCCGACGTGAAGCGGGCGGTGGACGAGGCGGCCGCGCGCTTCGGCAAACTCGACATCCTCTACGCAAACGCGGGCGTCCTCTGGAAGGACCGCGACCGCTCGGTCATCGAGACCACCGAGGAGAACTGGGACATCGTGCAGGCGATCAACCTGAAGGGGCCGTTCTTCCTGACGAAGCACGGCATCCCGAAGCTGATCGAGAACGGCGGCGGATCGGTGATCCTGGTGGGGTCCATCTCGGCGCTGGCGGGCTTCGAGCTGGCGCAGGACTCCTACACCTGCGCCAAGGGCGCGCTCATCTCGCTGACCAAGTCGCTGGCGGTGCAGTTCGGCCCGAAGGTCATCCGCACGAACATCATCCACCCCGGCATGATTGACACGCCCCTCCAGGCGCCCTACCTGAACGACGAGAAGAAGAAGTCCATCGCGGGCTGCATCCCCATGCAGCGGCTGGGCGTGGCCTCGGACATCGCCTACGCGGCGCTCTATCTCGCCTCGGACGAGTCCACCTTCTGCAACGGGTCGGAGCTGGTGGTGGACGGCGGCTTCTACGCGATGTGA
- the ppk1 gene encoding polyphosphate kinase 1, giving the protein MKNIAQIREISTLSFNERVLQEAEDPRNPLMERLKFLGIFSSNMDEFFKVRGASVKRRIELGKKGMEVLLKKVTEKAREMDDRFLGAYDEIMGALAAEGIRIVDEFDLRSEPPEVQSWVAEYFDEEVLPGLVPIILRDGHPIPPLTDGALYFGIKMWGASVMYALLEIPPVLPRFVALPNGRIMYLDDIIRHSLHKVFYIFRAERIEAFEFKISRDAELDMDNDFSEGYVRKMQKVLRQRRGGTPTRFVYDADMPPGLLQRLKRELRLGDADTTIAGGRYHNMRDLMRFPARRPDLRFEPLDPSPHPVLDAVEGPLMDIIRTRDTLVTYPYQSFDHLVRLLREAAIDPEVRDIRMTLYRVASHSQVVNSLINAARNGKKVFVSVELQARFDEQHNISVSEKLAEVGAKVVYGVPPMKVHAKLLMIRRKDETVCALSTGNFNEATGRLYVDSLLLTADKRITREVERVFDYLAEAANSRAVLPPSFKHLAVSPFNARKVLYRNITAEKAKGKKGRILIKVNHLTDPMMIRRLRAAADAGVRVDLIVRTTYAMLPHKNIRAISILDRYLEHQRVFVFGEGDDARVFMSSSDLMERNLDWRIEAAFPVYDPELRAQVCEMMAIQTRDDVKARLLDRKQCNAYAGDGAGTRRAQYETHAYFAALASSTKDAGAARGGAESAS; this is encoded by the coding sequence ATGAAGAACATCGCCCAAATCCGAGAAATCTCCACGCTGTCCTTCAACGAGCGCGTGCTTCAGGAGGCGGAGGACCCGCGCAACCCGCTCATGGAGCGCCTGAAGTTTCTGGGGATTTTCTCGTCCAACATGGACGAGTTCTTCAAGGTGCGGGGGGCGAGCGTGAAGCGTCGCATCGAGCTGGGCAAGAAGGGGATGGAGGTGCTGCTGAAGAAGGTGACGGAGAAGGCGCGCGAGATGGACGACCGGTTTCTGGGGGCCTACGATGAGATCATGGGCGCGCTGGCGGCGGAGGGCATCCGGATTGTGGACGAGTTCGACCTGCGCTCCGAGCCGCCGGAGGTCCAGTCATGGGTCGCAGAATACTTCGACGAGGAGGTGCTGCCGGGCCTGGTGCCCATCATCCTGCGGGACGGGCACCCGATCCCCCCGCTGACGGACGGGGCGCTCTACTTCGGCATCAAAATGTGGGGGGCTTCTGTGATGTACGCCCTGCTGGAGATCCCGCCGGTGCTGCCGCGCTTTGTGGCCCTGCCGAACGGCCGGATCATGTACCTGGACGACATCATCCGCCACTCGCTGCACAAGGTGTTCTACATTTTCCGGGCGGAGCGCATCGAGGCCTTTGAGTTCAAGATTTCCCGCGATGCCGAGCTGGACATGGACAACGACTTCTCGGAGGGGTATGTGCGCAAGATGCAGAAGGTGCTCCGCCAGCGCAGGGGCGGCACGCCGACGCGCTTCGTCTATGATGCGGACATGCCTCCGGGGCTCCTCCAGCGGCTGAAGCGCGAGCTGCGCCTGGGCGACGCGGACACGACGATCGCCGGGGGGCGCTACCACAACATGCGCGACCTGATGCGTTTTCCCGCCAGGCGGCCCGACCTCCGCTTCGAGCCCCTCGACCCGAGCCCGCACCCGGTGCTGGACGCCGTGGAGGGGCCGCTGATGGACATCATCCGGACGCGCGACACGCTGGTCACCTATCCGTACCAGTCTTTCGACCACCTGGTGCGCCTGCTGCGGGAGGCGGCGATAGACCCGGAGGTCAGGGATATCCGGATGACCCTGTACCGGGTGGCCAGCCACTCGCAGGTGGTGAACTCCCTCATCAACGCGGCGCGCAACGGGAAGAAGGTGTTTGTCTCCGTGGAGCTGCAGGCGCGCTTCGACGAGCAGCACAACATCAGCGTGTCGGAGAAGCTCGCCGAGGTCGGGGCGAAGGTCGTCTACGGCGTGCCGCCGATGAAGGTGCACGCGAAACTGCTGATGATCCGGCGGAAAGACGAGACCGTCTGCGCGCTGTCCACGGGGAACTTCAACGAGGCGACCGGGCGGCTGTATGTGGACAGCCTCCTGCTCACGGCGGACAAGCGGATCACGCGCGAGGTGGAGCGGGTGTTCGACTACCTGGCCGAGGCGGCCAACAGCCGGGCCGTTTTGCCGCCGTCGTTCAAGCATTTGGCGGTGTCCCCGTTCAACGCGCGCAAGGTGCTGTACCGGAACATCACGGCGGAGAAGGCGAAGGGGAAGAAGGGGCGCATCCTGATCAAGGTGAACCACCTGACGGACCCGATGATGATCCGGCGGCTGCGGGCGGCGGCGGACGCGGGCGTGCGGGTGGACCTGATCGTGCGGACCACCTATGCGATGCTGCCGCACAAGAACATCCGCGCCATCTCAATCCTCGACCGCTACCTGGAGCACCAGCGGGTGTTCGTTTTCGGCGAGGGGGACGACGCCCGCGTGTTCATGAGCTCGTCGGACCTCATGGAGCGCAACCTGGACTGGCGGATCGAGGCGGCCTTTCCCGTCTATGACCCGGAACTGCGGGCGCAGGTGTGCGAGATGATGGCGATCCAGACGCGCGACGACGTGAAGGCGCGGCTGCTGGACCGAAAGCAGTGCAACGCCTACGCCGGCGACGGCGCGGGGACCCGCCGCGCGCAGTATGAGACGCACGCGTACTTCGCCGCGTTGGCTTCCTCCACGAAAGATGCCGGGGCGGCCCGGGGGGGCGCCGAATCCGCGTCATAG
- a CDS encoding Hsp20/alpha crystallin family protein: MKETTIPAKVEQKAPDTREESRTIVPPVDIFETENGLVVVADLPGVGRDNVEIGVDKNVLTLKGAPAGESREGTLLSEFRLVPYFRQFQLSEEVDQENIQAEMKYGVLTIHLPKVKAKQPRKITVSVAE, encoded by the coding sequence ATGAAAGAGACGACGATTCCCGCCAAGGTTGAGCAGAAGGCCCCGGACACCCGGGAGGAATCCCGGACGATCGTCCCGCCCGTGGACATCTTTGAGACGGAAAACGGGCTCGTGGTGGTGGCGGACCTTCCCGGCGTCGGCCGCGACAACGTGGAGATCGGGGTGGACAAGAACGTTCTCACCCTGAAGGGCGCCCCGGCCGGCGAGTCCCGCGAGGGAACCCTTCTCAGCGAGTTCCGCCTCGTTCCCTACTTCCGCCAGTTCCAGCTCAGCGAGGAAGTGGACCAGGAGAACATTCAGGCCGAGATGAAGTACGGCGTGCTCACCATCCATCTTCCCAAGGTGAAGGCGAAGCAGCCGCGCAAGATCACGGTAAGCGTGGCCGAATAG
- a CDS encoding Hsp20/alpha crystallin family protein — translation MATYYWDPFTGLDAVRREVERIFAQGDPGGRVFGRQTGPAGPGRLPLMNVSEDAESVRVEMLTPGLDPESIEVSVLRDQLRISGVKSAVNPDVKPEAYHRNERGAGRFTRALTLPVEVDGDKVTAEYVNGIVRLTLPKHEAAKPKKIAVSVK, via the coding sequence ATGGCAACCTACTACTGGGACCCCTTCACAGGACTGGACGCCGTCCGCAGGGAAGTGGAGCGCATTTTCGCGCAGGGCGATCCGGGCGGCCGCGTCTTCGGGCGGCAGACCGGACCGGCCGGACCGGGGCGACTCCCCCTCATGAACGTGTCTGAGGATGCGGAGAGTGTGCGCGTCGAGATGCTTACCCCCGGGCTCGACCCGGAGAGCATCGAGGTGTCGGTGCTCCGCGACCAGCTACGGATCAGCGGCGTGAAGAGCGCCGTCAACCCGGACGTCAAACCGGAGGCCTACCACCGCAACGAGCGCGGCGCGGGCCGTTTCACGCGCGCCCTGACGCTTCCCGTGGAGGTGGACGGCGACAAGGTCACGGCGGAGTACGTCAACGGCATTGTGCGCCTCACGCTCCCGAAGCACGAGGCGGCCAAGCCGAAAAAGATCGCCGTGAGCGTGAAGTGA
- a CDS encoding nucleoside hydrolase translates to MLSVGMLGLCCVAVHAAPVPVILDTDLGDDIDDTWALCQALGDPRMDVKLIVTASHNTPLKARLVGKILEKIGRTDIPLGIGKKTEEASINQAAWLGDYTLDKYPGKVHEDGVGAMIDLIRSQPAGHFKLCAIGPLPNLEEALKRAPDIADKTDVTLMAGSVRIGYNGKPTPDPEWNVVCNIPAAKAVFAAPWKITIAPLDVCGTLRLEGEDYLKVKNSDASRARAVIENYDAWKNRGQYAEDSSSILFDTTAVELLVADSLMAVETLNLVVDDKGVTVVDDAKGRPVRCAMGWKDEKAFKQALIGFLTKP, encoded by the coding sequence ATGCTTTCTGTGGGCATGCTCGGCCTGTGCTGCGTGGCCGTTCACGCGGCCCCGGTGCCGGTGATCCTCGACACGGACCTCGGCGACGACATTGACGACACCTGGGCGCTGTGCCAGGCCCTGGGCGACCCGCGCATGGACGTCAAACTCATCGTCACCGCGTCGCACAACACGCCGCTCAAGGCGCGGCTCGTGGGAAAGATTCTGGAGAAAATCGGGCGCACCGACATCCCCCTCGGCATCGGAAAGAAGACCGAGGAGGCCTCCATCAACCAGGCCGCCTGGCTCGGGGACTACACCCTCGACAAGTACCCCGGAAAGGTCCATGAGGACGGGGTCGGCGCCATGATTGACCTGATCCGCAGCCAGCCCGCCGGACATTTCAAACTCTGCGCCATCGGTCCCCTGCCCAATCTGGAGGAGGCCCTCAAGCGCGCCCCGGACATTGCCGACAAGACCGACGTGACCCTCATGGCGGGCAGCGTGCGGATCGGCTACAATGGAAAGCCCACCCCCGACCCCGAGTGGAACGTCGTCTGCAACATCCCCGCCGCGAAGGCCGTCTTCGCCGCGCCATGGAAGATCACCATCGCCCCCCTGGACGTCTGCGGCACCCTGCGCCTGGAGGGGGAGGACTACTTGAAGGTCAAGAACAGCGACGCCTCCCGCGCCCGGGCCGTCATCGAGAACTACGACGCCTGGAAGAACCGGGGACAGTACGCCGAGGACTCGTCAAGCATCCTGTTTGACACGACAGCCGTTGAGCTGCTTGTTGCGGACAGCCTCATGGCCGTGGAAACGCTCAACCTCGTCGTGGACGACAAGGGCGTGACCGTTGTGGACGACGCAAAGGGACGGCCCGTCCGCTGCGCCATGGGGTGGAAGGACGAGAAGGCGTTCAAGCAGGCCCTCATAGGGTTCCTCACCAAACCGTGA